A section of the Triticum dicoccoides isolate Atlit2015 ecotype Zavitan chromosome 7A, WEW_v2.0, whole genome shotgun sequence genome encodes:
- the LOC119332190 gene encoding probable LRR receptor-like serine/threonine-protein kinase At1g34110, with translation MAHRRGWFLAVALLLTALALRPAAALSSDGRALLSLLPAAPSPVLPSWDPSAATPCSWQGVTCSPQSRVVSLSLPNTFLNLSALPPPLASLSSLQLLNLSTCNISGTIPPSYASLAALRVLDLSSNALYGAIPGELGALSGLQYLFLNSNRFTGAIPRSLANLSALEVLCVQDNLFNGTIPASLGALTALQQLRVGGNPGLSGPIPPSLGALSNLTVFGGAATGLSGPIPEELGNLVNLQTLALYDTGLSGPVPAALGGCVELRNLYLHMNKLSGPIPPELGRLQKITSLLLWGNALSGKIPPELSNCSALVVLDLSGNRLSGQVPGALGRLGALEQLHLSDNQLTGRIPAVLSNCSSLTALQLDKNGLSGEIPAQLGELKALQVLFLWGNALSGSIPPSLGDCTELYALDLSKNRLTGGIPDEVFGLQKLSKLLLLGNALSGPLPPSVADCVSLVRLRLGENLLAGEIPREIGKLQNMVFLDLYSNRFTGHLPAELANITVLELLDVHNNSFTGPIPPQFGALMNLEQLDLSMNKLTGEMPASFGNFSYLNKLILSRNMLSGPLPRSVQNLQKLTMLDLSNNSFSGAIPPEIGVLSSLSISLDLSGNRFAGELPEEMSGLTQLQSLDLSSNGLHGSISVLGALTSLTSLNISFNNFSGAIPVTPFFKTLSSNSYAGNPSLCESYDGHICASDMVRRTTLKTVRTVILVCAILGSITLLLVVVWILFNRSRRLEGEKATSLSAAGGNDFSYPWTFTPFQKLNFCVDSILECLKDENVIGKGCSGVVYRAEMPNGDIIAVKKLWKTTKEEPIDAFAAEIQILGHIRHRNIVKLLGYCSNKSVKLLLYNYVPNGNLQELLSENRSLDWDTRYKIAVGAAQGLSYLHHDCVPAILHRDVKCNNILLDSKYEAYLADFGLAKLMNSPNYHHAMSRIAGSYGYIAPEYGYTANITEKSDVYSYGVVLLEILSGRSAIEPMVSDSLHIVEWAKKKMGSYEPAVNILDPKLRGMPDQLVQEMLQTLGIAIFCVNPAPAERPTMKEVVAFLKEVKSPPEEWAKTSQQPLIKPGSQEA, from the exons ATGGCGCACCGGCGCGGGTGGTTCCTGGCGGTGGCGCTATTGCTGACCGCGCTCGCGCTCCGGCCGGCCGCGGCGCTGTCGTCAGACGGCAGGGCGCTGCTGTCGCTGCTCCCGGCCGCGCCGTCGCCGGTGCTGCCGTCCTGGGACCCGTCGGCCGCGACCCCCTGCTCGTGGCAGGGGGTCACCTGCTCGCCGCAGAGCCGGGTGGTGTCGCTCTCCCTGCCCAacaccttcctcaacctctccgccctcccgccgccgctcgcctcgctcTCCTCGCTCCAGCTGCTCAACCTCTCCACCTGCAACATCTCCGGGACTATCCCGCCCTCCTACGCCTCCCTCGCCGCTCTCCGCGTGCTCGACCTCTCGTCCAACGCGCTCTACGGCGCCATCCCCGGCGAGCTCGGCGCGCTCTCCGGGCTCCAGTACCTGTTCCTCAACTCCAACCGCTTTACGGGTGCCATCCCGCGCTCCCTCGCCAACCTCTCCGCGCTCGAGGTGCTCTGCGTCCAGGACAACCTCTTCAACGGCACCATCCCGGCGTCCCTGGGCGCGCTCACCGCGCTCCAGCAGCTCCGCGTCGGGGGCAACCCGGGGCTGTCGGGGCCAATCCCGCCCTCCCTCGGCGCGCTCTCCAACCTCACCGTATTCGGCGGCGCGGCCACCGGTCTGTCTGGCCCCATCCCTGAGGAGCTCGGCAACCTCGTGAACCTCCAGACGCTCGCATTGTACGACACCGGCTTGTCCGGCCCCGTGCCGGCGGCGCTCGGCGGGTGCGTGGAGCTGCGCAACCTCTACCTCCACATGAACAAGCTCTCCGGGCCGATACCGCCCGAGCTCGGGAGGCTGCAGAAGATCACCAGCCTGCTGCTCTGGGGCAATGCCCTCTCCGGGAAGATCCCGCCGGAGCTCTCCAACTGCTCGGCATTGGTGGTGCTCGACCTGTCGGGCAACCGTCTCTCGGGCCAGGTGCCGGGGGCGCTCGGGCGTCTCGGCGCGCTCGAGCAGCTCCACCTGTCGGACAACCAGCTCACGGGGCGCATACCGGCGGTGCTCAGCAACTGCAGCAGCCTCACCGCCCTGCAGCTCGACAAGAACGGCCTCTCCGGGGAGATACCGGCGCAGCTCGGGGAGCTCAAGGCGCTGCAGGTGCTGTTCCTCTGGGGCAATGCGCTGTCCGGCTCGATACCGCCGTCGCTGGGCGACTGCACCGAGCTGTACGCGCTGGACCTGTCCAAGAACCGGCTCACCGGCGGCATCCCCGACGAGGTCTTCGGGCTCCAGAAGCTCAGCAAGCTGCTCCTGCTCGGCAACGCGCTGTCGGGGCCGCTTCCTCCGAGCGTCGCCGACTGCGTGTCGCTGGTCCGGCTCCGGCTCGGCGAGAACCTGCTCGCCGGCGAGATACCCAGGGAGATCGGCAAGCTGCAGAACATGGTGTTCCTGGACCTGTACTCGAACAGGTTCACCGGACACCTCCCCGCCGAGCTCGCCAACATCACGGTGCTGGAGCTGCTCGACGTGCACAACAACAGCTTCACGGGGCCCATCCCGCCGCAGTTCGGGGCGCTCATGAACCTGGAGCAGCTTGACCTCAGCATGAACAAGCTCACGGGCGAGATGCCGGCGAGCTTCGGCAACTTCAGCTACCTCAACAAGCTCATCCTCAGCCGGAACATGCTCTCCGGGCCACTGCCCAGGTCGGTTCAGAACCTGCAGAAGCTGACCATGCTGGACCTGAGCAACAACAGCTTCTCCGGCGCGATACCGCCGGAGATCGGCGTGCTGTCAAGCCTGAGCATCAGCCTGGACCTGAGCGGGAACAGGTTCGCCGGCGAGCTGCCGGAGGAgatgtccggcctgacgcagctgcaGTCGCTCGACCTGTCGAGCAATGGCCTGCACGGCAGCATCTCGGTGCTCGGGGCGCTCACCAGCCTGACGTCCCTCAACATCTCGTTCAATAACTTCTCCGGCGCCATCCCCGTGACGCCGTTCTTCAAGACGCTGTCGTCAAACTCCTACGCCGGCAATCCCAGCCTGTGTGAGTCCTACGACGGGCACATCTGCGCGTCAGACATGGTTCGCCGGACCACACTCAAGACCGTCAGGACAGTGATCCTCGTCTGCGCCATTTTAGGCTCGATCACTCTGCTGCTTGTGGTGGTCTGGATCCTGTTCAACAGAAGCAGGAGGCTCGAGGGCGAGAAGGCGACGAGCCTGTCGGCCGCCGGCGGCAACGATTTCTCGTACCCGTGGACGTTCACGCCGTTCCAGAAGCTCAACTTCTGCGTGGACAGCATCCTGGAGTGCCTCAAGGATGAGAATGTGATCGGCAAAGGCTGCTCGGGGGTGGTGTACAGAGCGGAGATGCCCAACGGCGACATCATCGCCGTGAAGAAGCTCTGGAAGACGACCAAGGAGGAGCCGATCGACGCGTTCGCCGCCGAGATTCAGATACTGGGTCACATCAGGCACCGGAACATTGTCAAGCTGCTCGGTTACTGCTCGAACAAGTCTGTCAAGCTCTTGCTCTACAACTACGTCCCCAATGGTAATCTGCAGGAGCTCCTCAGCGAGAACAGGAGCCTGGACTGGGACACACGGTACAAGATCGCGGTCGGGGCGGCGCAGGGGCTCTCCTATCTGCACCATGACTGCGTCCCGGCGATACTCCACCGGGACGTCAAGTGCAACAACATACTGCTTGATTCGAAGTATGAGGCCTACTTGGCTGACTTTGGGCTGGCCAAGCTAATGAACTCCCCCAACTATCATCATGCCATGTCGCGCATCGCCGGTTCTTACGGATACATTGCTCCAG AGTACGGCTACACGGCGAACATCACGGAGAAGAGCGACGTGTACAGCTACGGCGTGGTGCTCCTGGAGATCCTGAGCGGGCGGAGCGCCATCGAGCCGATGGTCAGCGACAGCCTCCACATCGTGGAGTGGGCCAAGAAGAAGATGGGGAGCTACGAGCCGGCGGTGAACATCCTGGACCCCAAGCTGCGCGGCATGCCGGACCAGCTGGTCCAGGAGATGCTGCAGACGCTGGGCATCGCCATCTTCTGCGTGAACCCGGCGCCGGCGGAGCGGCCGACCATGAAGGAGGTCGTGGCCTTCCTCAAGGAGGTGAAGAGCCCGCCGGAGGAGTGGGCCAAGACGTCGCAGCAGCCGCTCATCAAGCCCGGCAGCCAGGAAGCCTGA